In a genomic window of Mycosarcoma maydis chromosome 5, whole genome shotgun sequence:
- a CDS encoding uncharacterized protein (related to aquaporin 3), translating into MSQAATTPVYIPADQLHNDVRDKDGNSASSHHFQRAHRKNGELELGVTEVLQGRTDVPSAQVAQSAGLSNWSGRVRLEQSMPKLVPALIAEFMGTMFYCLAGEMATAGVLVTTYAGSPQGNLTMIGFAYAFGITFAIIVCATTSGGQFHPAFTIAQVVFKGFPIKLAPLYICAQVVGAMVASLIVVGSWHDELMKITHLLKATGKTATIFTAEGPAGAIALFPTPGRSMGSIFVNEFFANILVGMIVWANLDAANPFTGPQAAPYTIGLGFAVVVWCFSSSNVVANSARDIGARLVCSMFWGSECFPSRYSALAALTNIPATLLGVGLYTFFLSDTRRPPATVALNHLHEEHVRSIERAETLHAEILDEKIAQTLSRGGDATALQKQRTNLGVKNF; encoded by the coding sequence CAGCTCCACAACGATGTCAGAGACAAGGACGGCAATAGCGCCTCTTCGCACCACTTCCAGCGGGCGCATCGCAAGAATGGCGAGCTGGAACTAGGTGTCACCGAAGTGCTGCAGGGACGTACCGACGTGCCCAGTGCCCAGGTAGCCCAGTCTGCCGGTCTGTCCAACTGGTCCGGCCGCGTTCGACTCGAGCAGTCGATGCCCAAGCTCGTCCCTGCTCTGATTGCCGAATTTATGGGTACCATGTTCTACTGTCTCGCTGGAGAAATGGCGACGGCAGGAGTTCTTGTCACCACCTACGCAGGTTCGCCGCAGGGAAACTTGACCATGATCGGATTTGCTTATGCGTTTGGTATCACTTTTGCTATCATTGTCTGCGCTACAACTTCGGGAGGCCAGTTCCACCCCGCTTTCACCATCGCTCAAGTCGTCTTCAAAGGATTTCCCATCAAGTTGGCTCCGTTGTACATTTGCGCCCAAGTTGTCGGTGCTATGGTAGCTTCgttgatcgtcgtcggttCATGGCATGACGAATTGATGAAGATCACCCACCTGCTCAAGGCCACGGGCAAGACTGCAACCATTTTCACTGCCGAAGGCCCTGCTGGCGCCATCGCGCTTTTCCCCACGCCGGGTCGATCGATGGGATCAATCTTTGTCAACGAATTCTTTGCCAACATTCTTGTCGGCATGATCGTCTGGGCCAACTTGGATGCTGCCAACCCTTTTACTGGTCCTCAAGCCGCTCCTTACACCATCGGTCTTGGTTTCGCCGTTGTCGTCTGGTGCTTCTCTTCTTCGAACGTGGTTGCCAACTCGGCTCGTGATATTGGCGCCCGTTTGGTATGCAGCATGTTTTGGGGTTCAGAATGCTTCCCCTCCCGGTACTCGGCTCTGGCCGCATTGACCAACATCCCAGCAACTTTGCTTGGCGTCGGCTTGTACACGTTCTTCCTGAGCGAcactcgtcgtcctcctgCCACTGTAGCGCTCAATCACTTGCACGAGGAGCACGTCAGGTCTATCGAAAGGGCTGAAACTCTCCACGCCGAGATCCTCGACGAGAAGATTGCCCAGACCCTCAGCCGCGGTGGCGATGCCACAGCGCTTCAGAAGCAGCGCACCAACCTGGGCGTCAAAAACTTTTGA
- a CDS encoding protein-lysine N-methyltransferase (related to RKM2 - ribosomal protein lysine methyltransferase): MTRDSSSVAELNRLLSELLTISASARKYLSSKESTVEVSDQVPAGRGLVFRNRIEPEQVLLTLPFDTLINVKTYKSFFHPATLPIPVRTATSGRNNRITNANHSRSSSQLLSFLLARARIEISLKRERTNAETNPKHQALQRFVQTLPQRFDTVPLTWSMFVHRLEHSQIPLPPSWKQRFFGQLLQALPPHSQYLQHKVRQRFEKDWQALCALRDTHPALLAEPALLTCNPDLARSIVRSIDLDTFLWAWLCVNSRCLYLPLGLADHADNFTLAPLLDMANHTSDPALECKVTYASDGGFELRAPSNEAHRKPSPKDASFAAMPGDECFITYGPHSNESLLSEYGFVLPTQLTLTEHASQDASSHAESGQHWQGSRYVDVLMDHHVERLLQAQGADGERKIELLQNRGYWRGYTVHPYPEPAHPSHRLIPALRLAALDLNPPTITSLPSKMAKAHTKGSVKAGYKPHFQASSIIGNADESSDLDRWEATLTGFRDTVSDENERQAHRILVDLCQARRKDTETARQHLCAAQTIFVEHSNNAAVKNDGPVEPDLNACTSSMAFVQQLLDEEQKVLELVSRAAHDQVEW, from the coding sequence ATGACGAGGGACAGCAGCTCGGTAGCTGAGCTGAATAGGCTGCTTTCAGAGCTACTTACTATCAGCGCAAGCGCTCGCAAATATCTTTCGAGCAAGGAATCCACCGTCGAGGTCTCAGACCAAGTACCCGCCGGTCGAGGGCTTGTATTCAGAAACCGCATCGAACCAGAGCAGGTGCTCCTCACTCTGCCCTTCGACACCTTGATCAACGTCAAGACGTACAAGTCTTTCTTTCACCCAGCTACGCTCCCAATACCGGTCAGAACTGCAACAAGTGGTCGCAACAACCGCATCACCAACGCCAACCACAGCCGATCATCATCACAGCTGCTATCCTTTCTCCTCGCCCGAGCCCGCATCGAAATCTCCTTGAAACGGGAAAGGACCAATGCAGAGACAAACCccaagcaccaagcctTGCAACGATTTGTTCAGACGCTGCCCCAGAGGTTCGATACCGTGCCGTTGACATGGTCCATGTTTGTCCATCGTCTTGAGCACAGCCAAATCCCACTGCCACCCTCCTGGAAGCAGCGCTTTTTTGGACAACTGTTGCAAGCCTTACCACCTCACAGCCAGTACCTGCAACACAAAGTGCGACAACGTTTCGAAAAGGACTGGCAAGCGCTGTGTGCCCTGCGCGACACGCACcctgctctgctcgccgagcCTGCCTTGCTTACATGCAATCCAGACCTAGCTCGCAGCATTGTGCGCTCaatcgatctcgacacgTTTCTATGGGCCTGGCTCTGTGTCAACTCACGCTGTCTGTACTTGCCATTGGGCTTGGCGGATCATGCCGACAACTTCACGCTGGCGCCTTTGCTCGATATGGCCAATCACACCTCGGATCCGGCTTTGGAGTGTAAAGTGACCTATGCATCCGACGGCGGTTTCGAACTGCGCGCACCCAGCAACGAGGCCCACCGGAAACCATCTCCCAAAGATGCCTCATTTGCGGCCATGCCCGGTGACGAGTGCTTCATCACGTACGGTCCCCATTCAAACGAAAGCCTGCTCTCTGAATACGGTTTCGTGCTTCCCACTCAGCTGACATTGACCGAGCATGCTAGCCAAGATGCATCATCCCACGCCGAAAGTGGACAACATTGGCAAGGCAGCAGATACGTCGATGTCTTGATGGACCATCACGTTGAGCGTCTCCTTCAGGCTCAAGGTGCAGATGGCGAGCGAAAAATCGAGCTCCTGCAGAACAGAGGCTACTGGCGAGGCTACACGGTCCATCCCTATCCAGAGCCTGCACACCCTTCGCATCGGCTCATTCCGGCACTGCGTCTCGCGGCTCTCGATCTAAATCCGCCCACCATCACGTCGTTACCTTCCAAAATGGCCAAAGCCCACACTAAAGGGAGTGTCAAAGCGGGCTATAAGCCGCATTTCCAGGCATCCAGCATCATTGGCAACGCCGACGAATCTTCTGACCTCGACCGGTGGGAAGCAACGCTCACCGGATTCCGTGACACTGTTTCGGACGAAAACGAACGACAAGCACATCGTATCTTGGTTGACTTGTGCCAAGCCAGACGCAAGGACACCGAGACGGCTCGTCAACATCTTTGTGCGGCACAAACCATTTTCGTCGAGCATTCTAATAATGCGGCAGTGAAGAACGACGGTCCAGTCGAACCAGATCTCAACGCATGTACATCGAGCATGGCTTTCGTACAACAGCTTCTGGACGAAGAGCAGAAGGTGCTCGAGCTAGTCAGCCGCGCAGCACACGATCAAGTCGAATGGTGA